Below is a genomic region from Sphingopyxis terrae subsp. terrae NBRC 15098.
TGAAGACGCTCAACGACGAGCTTCAGATGCGCTCCGACTGGCTCATCCCGATCTGCGGCGGTCAGGAACGGCTCAAGAAGGGCGGCACGAAAGTACACCCGACCCAGAAGCCCGAGGCGCTGTTGTATCGCATCCTGCTCGCCTGCTCGAACCCCGGCGACGTGATCCTCGACCCGTTTTTCGGCACCGGAACCACCGGCGCGGTCGCGAAGCGCCTCGGCCGCCGCTTCATCGGCATCGAACGCGAGGACGGCTATATCGAAGCGGCAAAGGAGCGCATCGAAATGGCGCTGCCGCTCGACGAAAGCACGGTGCGGACGATGATGGCGCCTAAGGCCGCAACGCGCGTCGCCTTCGGCACGCTGGTCGAATGCGGCATGATTGCACCGGGAACGACGCTCACCGATACGAAGCGCCGCTGGAAGGCGGTGGTGCGTGTCGACGGCAGTCTGGAATGCGAGGGGCAACCCGCGGGGTCGATCCACAAGGTCGGCGCGGGCGTGCAGGGCACGCCGAGCTGCAACGGCTGGACATTCTGGCACGTCGATACGGGCAAGGAATTGCGCGTGATCGACACGGTGCGGCAGGACTGGTTGCTCGCGAACGAGGCATAAGCCTCGCCGCCCCCGCGAAGGCGGGGGCCGTGGGCTAGATCGCACTGCCGCGCCGCGGAAGGCCGACTACGGTTCCCGCCTCCGCGGGGGCGACGGGAAAGGGATTGCATGTTCGTTCCACTCACCAAGCCGGACTTCGGTACGACATGGGAGGATGCGCGTGTCTACCTCCGCCCGACCTGCTTCGTCGATCGGCCGCATGAACTTGACAAGCATTGCCTGCGGCTTGCCGACGCGATGATCTGGTTTGCGGCCTGGCATGTCAGCCTGCGCGATAATGACATGATCCGCTCGGCGGTGGTGCCGGTGGCCGAACTCGACGACTGGATTGCCGCGATGCCCAGCCGGCTCGCCGATGCAGCGCGCGCGCAGCGGGCCGCGACGGCACGACCGCGCGGCGCGCTGACGCTGGGCGCGCGGACAGTTCGGCTCGGCGAGCCGCAGATCATGGGCATCCTCAACGTCACGCCCGACAGTTTTTCCGACGGTGGCAAGACAATCGACGAGGCGGCGGCGATCGAGGCCGGTTTCGCCATGGCCTCGGCAGGGGCGGCGATCGTCGATGTCGGCGGGGAATCGACCCGGCCCGGCGCGCCGCTGGTCTGGGAAGGCGACGAGGTCAAGCGCGTGGAAAATGTCGTCGCGGCGCTCGCGCGCGGCGGAACCGCGGTGTCGATCGACACGCGCAAGGCGGCGGTCATGGAGGCGGCGCTCGCCGCCGGGGCGACGATCGTCAACGATATTTCGGCGCTGCGCTACGACGACCGCGCGACGGAGGTCGTGGCGCGCGCAGGCTGCGCCGTCGTGCTGATGCACGCGCCGTCGGCAAAGAGCGATCCGCACGAAGGCGGCACCTACGCGCATGTCCTGTTCGACGTTTACGACATGCTCGCCGAGCGTGTCGCGGACTGCATCGCGGCGGGCATCGACCCCGCAAAGATCATCGTCGATCCGGGCATCGGCTTCGGCAAGGGGGTCGCCGACAATCTGGCGCTGATCAATGGCCTTGCGCTCTTCCACACCCTCGGCTGCCCGCTGCTCTTCGGGGCGAGCCGCAAGCGCCTGATCGGGGCACTGGACAACGAAGCCCCTGCAGACCAGCGCCTTGGCGGCACAGTCGCGCTTCATTATCAGGCTGCGACGCAGGGCGCACAGTTGCTGCGGGTGCATGATGTGGCCGAAAACCGGCAGGCGCTGCGGGTGTGGCGCGGGCTGCGGGATGCGGCGCTGACCGCCTGAGTTCCTCCATCGGTCGCGGGAGAGGAAACCCTGCAGCACTGTCATGCGTCCCCTTCTTGAAGGCCCGCTCCGATTGCGGGCTCCGAAGGAGACTTCCATGCAGCTTCCCCATGGCACCCATGTCGCCGTCGCCGACGGCAACCGCTTCGTTCTGTTTCGCAACGATGGCGATGCAGACCTTATCAACCTTGTCGATGCGGCCAGCCCGGAGGTCGACGCCGGAAACCGTGGCGGCGCGAAGCCCGAACCCCGCGACCTTGACGAGCGTGGACACGCCGCGGGCGTCGCGGCGCTTCTTAACAAGCGCATCCTCGACAACGAAATCGAAAAGCTGCTCGTGATTGCCGATCCGCACACGCTCGGCGTGATGCGCGGGCACTATCACCGCGAACTTGCAAAGCGGCTGGTCGGCGAACTCGCCAAGACGCTGACCAATGCCGATACGGCGCAGATCGAGCAGGCGATCGGCGCGGCTTAGGCCGCGGTGTCGATCCCCAGATCGCTGAGCTTGCGATACAGCGTCGAGCGCCCGATCCCGAGCCGGCGGGCGACTTCGCTCATGCGGCCGCGGTAATGGCCGATGGCGAGGCGGATGACATCGGCTTCGATATCCTCGAGCGGACGAAGATTGCCGTCCGGGAGGTAGAGGGTGATGCCGATCGCCTCGCCGTTGATCGCGACATTGGCGTCTCCGCTCACGCTGCCACCGAGCGCAGCTTCGATCGCCTTGAAGTCGGCACTCGTCAGCACGTCGGTCTTGCTTTCGACCGCCGCGCGGAACAGCACGTCCTGCAACTGACGGACATTGCCCGGCCAGGCATAGGCGGCGAGCAGGCGTAGGGCATCGTCGGTGATGCCGATCGGCCCCATGCCGGGCAGGCCGCCGATGCGCGTGAGCAGATGGCGGGCGAGCGGCCCAACATCGCCGCGCCGTTCGGAAAGCGAGGGCAGGGTGAATTGCGCGGTCGACAGCGCGTAGAACAGGTCTTCGCGGAAGTGTCCTGCCTCGATCAGCTTGTCGAGCGGGCTGGCGCTGGTCGCGATGATGCGGACGTCGACGGTCTGGCGGATCGAGCCACCGATCATCTGCACTTCGCCGCTGTTCAGAAATTCGACGAGTTTTGCCTGCGTGTCGAGCGGGATACATTCGACATGGTCGATGATGATGCTGCCGCCGTCGGCCTGCACCAGCCGGCCGACCTGCCGGTCGAAGGCGCCGGGAAAGGCACCGCGTTCGTGGCCGAACAGTCCCGATCCGATAAGCCCCGGCGATACCGCCGAACAATCGACCATCACCAGCGGGCCGCGCGCACGCGGACTGGCGCTGTGGATCGCGCGGGCAAAGACTTCCTTGCCGGTGCCCGGCTTGCCGTTGATCATCACCGGTACGCGGGCGCGCGCGGCCTTGGCGGCGATCGCCAGCGCGCTACGGAAATTGGGCGACGAACCGATGATTTCTTCGAAGGCGAGCGGCGCGCGCAGCTTTTCGGTGAGCGGGCGCAATTCGCCCTGCGGGCCGGTCTGCGAGACGATGCGGTCGAGCGCGCCGAGCAGCCGGTCGGGCGCGATGGGCTTTTGCACGAAATCGCTCGCGCCAGCGCGCATCGCGGCAACCGCGACTTCGACGCCGTTGCGCATGGTGATGACGATAAGCGGCAGCGCCGGGCGCCAGCGGCGCAGTTCGGCGATGAATTCGGGGATCGGCACGCCCGGCGCGCCCTGATCGACGAGCACGGCGTCGAGCGCCATGCCTTCCTGGGTGCCGAGCTTCGCGAGCGCGGTGTCGGTGTCGGCGGCGACGATGCTGCGCCAGCCGCCCCGCGACACCAGCGCCGAAAGGAATCGCTGCTGCGCCGGTTCGCTGTCGACGATCATCACCATTCGCGTGTCGCGCGCGTTCGCCATCGCTTCCCTATTGCCCCTTTTGTCGGCACGCAGGGTGCCGGTGTCCGCGGTAGCCGCCATGTGTAACCGGGATGGGTAAAGGCCGGATTAAGGCCACCAGGCTTTTGCCCGCCGTGCGCCGCGGCGCAAAACGGGCTATTGAGCATCGGGGGGCGCATGGCTAAGACCGGCGCGATATCCGATTCTGGCGGGCGCCCGGCGCAGCGCCGGCGGGCAGGAAACAAGCGGATACAAGGCAAAGGGGAATGGCTATGGCGGAACAGGATATGAAAACGGCGAACCAGACCTATGAAGGCTTTCTGGGCCTTTTGAAGGTCGGCACGATCGCAACCGTGATCGTCGCCGTCGTCGTCGTCCTTCTGATCTCTTCCTAAGCGGCGCCGGTCATGCGCATCGCCGTGCTGAAAGACCTCGCCGCGGGCGAGACCCGTGTCGCTGCGACCCCGGAAACGGTGAAGAAATTCATCGGCCTGGGCGCTGAAGTCGCCGTCGAGAGCGGAGCAGGGGTTACGGCCTCGATCGCCGACGCCGATTACACCGCTGCGGGGGCGAGCCTGGGCAGCCGCGCCGATGTGCTGAAGGGTGCGAACATCATCCTCGGGATTCAGGGCCCCGATCCCAAGAGCCTGTCGGGCTTTGCCGACGGGGCGTGGCTGGCGGCGGGGCTCAACCCGTTCGGCGAGCGCGCCCGCGTTGACGACTATGCCAAGCTTGGCATCGAGGCGCTGGCGATGGAATTCATGCCGCGCATCACGCGCGCGCAGTCGATGGATATCCTGTCCAGCCAGGCAAATCTCGCGGGCTACAAGGCGGTGCTGATGGCGGCAAACGCCTATGGCCGCGCCTTTCCGATGATGATGACCGCCGCCGGCACCGTCAGCGCGGCCAAGGCGTTCATCATGGGCGTCGGCGTCGCCGGGCTCCAGGCGATCGCGACCGCGCGGCGCCTGGGGGCGCAGGTCAGCGCGACCGACGTGCGCTCCGCGACCAAGGAACAGATCCTCAGCCTCGGCGCCAAGCCGATCTTCGTCGAAAGCGTCGCGGGGATCGAGGGCGAAGGTGCGGGCGGCTATGCCACCGAAATGTCGGACGAATATCAGAAGGCGCAGGCCGAGCTGGTGTCGGGACATATCGCCAAGCAGGATATTGTCATCACCACCGCGCTGATCCCGGGGCGCCCCGCGCCGCGGCTGATTTCGGACGCGCAACTCGCGACGATGCGCACGGGCAGCGTGATCGTCGACATGGCGGCCGAAAGCGGCGGCAATGTCGAAGGCTCGGTGGCCGGCGAAACGAAGCAGATCCACGGTGTCACCGTGATCGGCGCAAAGAATATCGCCGCGCTGATGCCCGCCGACACGAGCGCGCTGTTCAGCCGCAACCTGTTCAATTTCCTGTCGGCCTTCTGGGACAAGGAAGCCGGCAAGCCCGTGCTCGACGAGGAAATCGGCAATGCCGTGCGGCTGACGCAGGGCGGCAAGGTCGTGAACGAGCGGCTGCTGGGGTAGGCGTTTCGCTGGACGCGTCCGGCTGACTTTCTTCTGAAACTTTCGCGCGCCAATGGCGTTGCGAATCGGGGTGCGGCGCGATGTGGCACGGGGCCGTTCGGGCCGTTTCAGCAAGGAGATCAGAGGTGACGAAATCCGGCTTGTTCGTGAGTGCCATGGTAGCGGCGTTGGCGCTCGGCGGCTGCAACAAGGCTCCCGAGCCGCCCAAGGCCGATACCGAAAGCGGCGCGATGAACGATGTCGTAACCGCGAGCGCCAATCCGCAGGTCGGCGGTGCCGCGATGGCGCCTGACAAGGCGATCCTCGCCAATGCCGCTGCCTCGCCGATACTGAGCCAGTTGACCGCGGCGGTGAATCAGGCTGGGCTGGCCGATACGCTCTCGGGGCCGGGGCCTTTCACGCTGTTTGCGCCCAATGACGCCGCCTTTGCGCAGGTTCCCGCGGTCACGCGCGACGGCTGGGCGCGTCCGGCGCAGACGGTGGTGCTTGCCGGCGTGCTCAAATATCATGTCGTGCCGGGCAAGCTGACCGCCGCCGATCTCGCCGCGAAGATCGATGCGGGCGGCGGCAAGGCGGTGCTCAAGACGCTCGACGGGCAGGATCTGACCGCGACCAAATCGGGCGAGGCGATCATCCTGACGAGTGCGAGCGGCAACAAGGCCGCGGTAACGCAGGCGGACGTTGGACAGGCGAACGGTATCGTCCATGTCATCGACGCGGTGCTGCTGCCAAAGATGTAAATTGTCCTGACGCGTAATTATATTTCACAAAGCGCCCGCGATTTCCGGCCTGGAGATGCGCGGGCGTGACTTTTTGACAGCTTTGGAGTCGACAGGCCTTCGCTCCCACGGCAAGAGGTGCCGACGCGGAATCAGCAGGGGAGCGCGCCGTGGATTTCATTTCCATCTTTTCGATTTTCGTCCTGGCCTGTTTCGTCGGCTATTTCGTCGTCTGGTCGGTGACGCCGGCGCTGCACACGCCGCTGATGAGCGTGACCAACGCGATTTCGTCGGTCATCATCGTCGGCGCGCTGATCGCCAGCGCGGCGGCGGGCTCGGCAAGCTCGAAATGGCTCGGCCTTGCCGCGGTCGTGATGGCGAGCATCAATATTTTCGGCGGCTTTGCGGTCACCGGGCGCATGCTCGCAATGTACAAGAAAAAAGAGCGTTAAGGCGCTGCGAACCAAGGATTTGACGGGCCATGGACGGATGGCCCGACGGGGGAATTAGCATGCACGAAGTAGCACCGATCAATCCCTGGGTGGCGCTGGCCTATCTCGCCTCGGGCATCCTGTTCATCCTCGCGCTGCGCGGCCTGTCGAGCCCGGCATCGTCACGGCGCGGCAACCGTTTCGGAATGATCGGCATGACGATTGCGGTCGTCACGACGCTGATCACCCATGTGCCGTTCGATAATCTCGCTTCGGCGCCGGGTATTCCGGCCCACGATACGTCTATGATCGACTTCGTCGCACTGGGTGAAATTCTGGCGGCGATCGCGATCGGGGCCATCATCGGCATCGTCATGGCGCGCCGGATCGCGATGACCGCGATGCCGCAGCTTGTCGCGGCCTTTCACAGCCTCGTCGGGCTTGCCGCAGTCGCGGTGGCCGCGGCCGCCTACCTCAATCCCGGCGCCTTTCATATCGCCGACGAAATGGGTCAGATTTTCGCGGTCAGCCGGATCGAAATGGGGCTCGGCATCGCCATCGGCGCGATCACCTTTTCGGGCTCGGTCATCGCCTTTCTGAAGCTCAACGGCAATATGTCGGGCGCCCCGATCATGCTGCCCGCGCGGCACGTCATCAACCTCGGCACGCTCGCCGGGATCATCGGCCTTGTCGCCTATTTCCTGACCGACCAGTCGCCGTGGGTTTTCTGGACGATCACCGCATTGAGCTTCCTGATCGGTTTCCTGCTGATCATCCCGATCGGCGGCGCCGACATGCCGGTCGTCGTGTCGATGCTGAACAGCTATTCGGGCTGGGCCGCGGCGGCGATGGGCTTCACGCTCGGCAACACCGCGATGATCATCACCGGCGCGCTCGTCGGTTCGTCGGGCGCGATCCTTTCGTACATCATGTGCCGCGCGATGAACCGCAGCTTCATCAGCGTCATCGCCGGCGGTTTCGGCGCCGACGATTCGGGCGGCGGTGCGGGTGGTTCGAAGGAACAGCGCCCGTGGAAGCCTGGCAGCGCCGAAGACGCGGCCTTCCTGATGAGCCAGGCGGAAAATGTCATCATCGTTCCCGGCTACGGCATGGCAGTGGCGCAGGCGCAGCACGCGCTGCGCGAAATGTCGGACATGCTCAAGAAAGAGGGCGTGAACGTCAAATATGCGATCCATCCGGTCGCGGGCCGCATGCCCGGCCATATGAACGTGCTGCTCGCCGAAGCGAATGTTCCCTATGACGAAGTGTTCGAGCTTGAGGACATCAATGGCGAATTCGCGCAATGCGACGTCGCCTTCGTGATCGGCGCCAACGACGTGACCAACCCGGCGGCCAAGACCGACAAGTCGTCGCCGATCTATGGCATGCCGGTGCTCGACGTCGAAAAGGCGAAGACCGTGCTGTTCGTGAAGCGGTCGATGGGCGGCGTCGGCTATGCCGGCGTCGATAACGACGTCTTCTACATGGACCAGACGATGATGCTGCTCGGCGACGCCAAGAAGATGGCCGACGACATCGTCAAGGCGCTGAGCGGCAGCGGGCACTAGGGTCGAACGCGGCAAGCCGGCGCGCGACGGTGCCGATCGTCGCGATGCCATAGCCGTCGGGATCGGGCGCGGCCGCGCGAAAGCGGTTCGCGACATCGTCGAGATCGGCGAGCAGGCGGCCCAGATAGATGTGCGCATCCTCCTCGCCGGGGCGCGGATCGAGCGCGATGGCCTTCATCGCGCCGATCGCCTGCAGTTCGTCCAGCCCGACGTTGCGCCCGGTGCGGCTGTCGATCCAATAGCCGTCGCCAAGGTGCCGGGCCGCTTCGGCTTCCTGCTCGGCGAGCTGCGCCAGAAAATAGTGCCGGATCGCGTCCATCGCGCCGGTCTGCCGCGTGCGGCGGGCCGCGTCAAAGAAAAGCAGGTGCGATGCCGCGGCGCGCCCGCCGCCTCCAGCCCTGCGGGGCATTGACCCGAATCGTCATCCCGGCGAAGGCCGGGATATCAACCTCGCGTCGGAAATGGACGGCGAGACCCCGGCCTTCGCCGGGGTGACGATGAAGGGATAGACGTCACCCATGCGCAAAATCGGTTTGATCGGAGGAATGAGCTGGGCATCGACCGAGCTTTATTATCGGCACCTCAACAAGGGGCTGCAAAAGCGGGTCGGCACCGGCTGTTCGGCGCCGATCCTGATGGAAAGCCTGAATTATTGCGATCTGTCGCGGCTCTCGACACCCGAGCAATGGGATCATGCGAAGGAGGTGCTGATCGCATCGGCGCGGCGGCTCGAGGCGGCGGGGGCGACGGCGCTGATGATCGCGGCCAATTCGATGCACAAGGTGGCGGACGACGTCGCCGCGGCGATTTCGATCCCGCTGCTCCATATCGTCGACGAAACGGGCGAAAAGATGCGCGCCGACGGCGTGAAGGCGGCGGCAGTGGTCGGCACCCGCAACGTCATGACCGAACCCTGGTTCCGCCAGCGGCTCGTGCGCCACGGCCTGACGCTCGCCCCCTATGACGCGAGCCGCGCCGAGGAGATCGACCGCATCATCTATGACGAGCTGATGCAGGGCAAGGTGACCGAGGATTCGCGCCGGACGATGCGCACCTTCATCACCGACATCGCCAAGCAGGATATTCAGGCGATTGTTCTGGCCTGCACCGAACTGGTGATGCTTGTCGATCCCGACGCAAACCTGCTGCCGGTGTACGATACGGCGCGCATCCATGTCGCCGCAGGTATCGACTGGATATTGGGCGACGCGCCCTGATCGCGGGGCGCGCGCGCCGTTACGCGGCGACGCCGTCCGCCACTTTCATCCACTCGGCCAGCGCCGCGCCCGCGCGCTGCGTATAGGCGAGCTTGCGGTCCTTCTTGCGGACATCCTCCGCAACCGGCGGGAACAGCCCGAAATTGACGTTCATCGGCTGATAGGATGCGGCGTCGGCGCCGCCGGTGATATGGCCGAGCAGCGCACCGAGCGCCGTTTCGGGCGGCGGCGGCGGTAGCGAACGACCGCCGAGCTCGGCGATCGCAAAGCGCGCGGCGACAAGGCCGATCGCGGCGCTTTCGACATAGCCTTCGCAGCCGGTAATCTGGCCTGCAAAGCGGATATGCGGCGCCGACTTCAGGCGGAGCTGGCCGTCGAGCAGTTCGGGCGAACGGATGAAGCTGTTGCGGTGAAGACCGCCCAGCCGCGCGAACTCGGCCTTTTCGAGCCCCGGAATGGTGCGGAACAGCTCGACCTGCGCGCCATGCTTCAGCTTGGTCTGAAAGCCGACCATATTCCACAAGGTGCCGAGCGCATTGTCCTGGCGGAGCTGGACGACGGCATAGGGCCAGCGCCCGGTGCGCGGATTGTCCAGCCCGACGCCCTTCATCGGTCCGAAGCGTAGCGTTTCGATGCCGCGTTCGGCCATCACCTCAATGGGCATACAGCCCTCGAAATAGGGCGTGTCCTTTTCCCAGTCCTTGAATTCAGTCTTGTCGCCGTCGATCAGCCCCTGGACGAAGGCATAATATTGATCCTTGTCCATCGGGCAGTTGATATAATCCTTGCCGTCGCCGATCGGCCCGACCTTGTCCCAGCGGCTCGCCATCCAGGCGATGTCCATGTCGATACTGTCGCGGTAAACGATGGGCGCGATCGCGTCGAAAAAGGCAAGCGCGTCCTTCCCCGTTGCGACGCCGATGCTCTCCGCGAGGCTGGCGGCGGTGAGCGGTCCCGTCGCGACGATCGTCAGGCCCTCGGTCGGCAGCGTGTCGATGCGTTCGCGCACGATCGTGACATTGGGATGCTCGGCAAGCGCTTTGGTGACGCCGCCCGAAAAGAGATCGCGGTCGACCGCGAGCGCCGATCCGGCGGGAACTTTTGTGGCATCGGCTTCGCGCATGATGATCGAGCCCAGGCTGCGCATCTCGCGGTGGAGCAGGCCGACGGCGTTGCTGTCGCCGTCATCGCTGCGAAAGCTGTTGGAACACACCATTTCGGCGAGCGTGTCGCCCTGATGCGCCGGGGTCATGTCGCCGCCCCCGCGCATTTCGGACAGGCGCACGCGATAGCCCGCTTCGGCAAGCTGCCATGCCGCCTCCGATCCTGCGAGGCCGCCGCCGATGATATGAATGTCGTGAGCCACTATACGCTATCCGTTGACTTGTACCCGATCCGCCGCGCAGTAGGCGCCTTGTGAGGAAGATGCAAAGGGGTGGGCGATGAGCGATGAACGGGGGTGGGATCGCGCGCGGTGGATTTGGTGGCTCGCGCTGGTCGGCGGTGTCAGCTTTTTTGTCGCGGTTCATCAGCATTGGCACGGCCC
It encodes:
- a CDS encoding site-specific DNA-methyltransferase — translated: MGVMERVKAPAAKQRTPKAAPLDLPLDSILQGDCIAMMRSLPAASVDMIFADPPYNLQLGGDLHRPDGSQVDAVDDDWDKFDSLAAYDRFTHAWLKEAKRILKPNGSIWVIGSYHNIFRVGTALQDNGYWILNDIVWRKANPMPNFKGTRFTNAHETLIWASMGEKSRYTFNYRAMKTLNDELQMRSDWLIPICGGQERLKKGGTKVHPTQKPEALLYRILLACSNPGDVILDPFFGTGTTGAVAKRLGRRFIGIEREDGYIEAAKERIEMALPLDESTVRTMMAPKAATRVAFGTLVECGMIAPGTTLTDTKRRWKAVVRVDGSLECEGQPAGSIHKVGAGVQGTPSCNGWTFWHVDTGKELRVIDTVRQDWLLANEA
- the folP gene encoding dihydropteroate synthase → MFVPLTKPDFGTTWEDARVYLRPTCFVDRPHELDKHCLRLADAMIWFAAWHVSLRDNDMIRSAVVPVAELDDWIAAMPSRLADAARAQRAATARPRGALTLGARTVRLGEPQIMGILNVTPDSFSDGGKTIDEAAAIEAGFAMASAGAAIVDVGGESTRPGAPLVWEGDEVKRVENVVAALARGGTAVSIDTRKAAVMEAALAAGATIVNDISALRYDDRATEVVARAGCAVVLMHAPSAKSDPHEGGTYAHVLFDVYDMLAERVADCIAAGIDPAKIIVDPGIGFGKGVADNLALINGLALFHTLGCPLLFGASRKRLIGALDNEAPADQRLGGTVALHYQAATQGAQLLRVHDVAENRQALRVWRGLRDAALTA
- a CDS encoding baeRF12 domain-containing protein, whose amino-acid sequence is MQLPHGTHVAVADGNRFVLFRNDGDADLINLVDAASPEVDAGNRGGAKPEPRDLDERGHAAGVAALLNKRILDNEIEKLLVIADPHTLGVMRGHYHRELAKRLVGELAKTLTNADTAQIEQAIGAA
- a CDS encoding sigma-54-dependent transcriptional regulator, whose amino-acid sequence is MANARDTRMVMIVDSEPAQQRFLSALVSRGGWRSIVAADTDTALAKLGTQEGMALDAVLVDQGAPGVPIPEFIAELRRWRPALPLIVITMRNGVEVAVAAMRAGASDFVQKPIAPDRLLGALDRIVSQTGPQGELRPLTEKLRAPLAFEEIIGSSPNFRSALAIAAKAARARVPVMINGKPGTGKEVFARAIHSASPRARGPLVMVDCSAVSPGLIGSGLFGHERGAFPGAFDRQVGRLVQADGGSIIIDHVECIPLDTQAKLVEFLNSGEVQMIGGSIRQTVDVRIIATSASPLDKLIEAGHFREDLFYALSTAQFTLPSLSERRGDVGPLARHLLTRIGGLPGMGPIGITDDALRLLAAYAWPGNVRQLQDVLFRAAVESKTDVLTSADFKAIEAALGGSVSGDANVAINGEAIGITLYLPDGNLRPLEDIEADVIRLAIGHYRGRMSEVARRLGIGRSTLYRKLSDLGIDTAA
- a CDS encoding aa3-type cytochrome c oxidase subunit IV, giving the protein MAEQDMKTANQTYEGFLGLLKVGTIATVIVAVVVVLLISS
- a CDS encoding NAD(P) transhydrogenase subunit alpha codes for the protein MRIAVLKDLAAGETRVAATPETVKKFIGLGAEVAVESGAGVTASIADADYTAAGASLGSRADVLKGANIILGIQGPDPKSLSGFADGAWLAAGLNPFGERARVDDYAKLGIEALAMEFMPRITRAQSMDILSSQANLAGYKAVLMAANAYGRAFPMMMTAAGTVSAAKAFIMGVGVAGLQAIATARRLGAQVSATDVRSATKEQILSLGAKPIFVESVAGIEGEGAGGYATEMSDEYQKAQAELVSGHIAKQDIVITTALIPGRPAPRLISDAQLATMRTGSVIVDMAAESGGNVEGSVAGETKQIHGVTVIGAKNIAALMPADTSALFSRNLFNFLSAFWDKEAGKPVLDEEIGNAVRLTQGGKVVNERLLG
- a CDS encoding fasciclin domain-containing protein, which produces MTKSGLFVSAMVAALALGGCNKAPEPPKADTESGAMNDVVTASANPQVGGAAMAPDKAILANAAASPILSQLTAAVNQAGLADTLSGPGPFTLFAPNDAAFAQVPAVTRDGWARPAQTVVLAGVLKYHVVPGKLTAADLAAKIDAGGGKAVLKTLDGQDLTATKSGEAIILTSASGNKAAVTQADVGQANGIVHVIDAVLLPKM
- a CDS encoding proton-translocating transhydrogenase family protein, encoding MDFISIFSIFVLACFVGYFVVWSVTPALHTPLMSVTNAISSVIIVGALIASAAAGSASSKWLGLAAVVMASINIFGGFAVTGRMLAMYKKKER
- a CDS encoding NAD(P)(+) transhydrogenase (Re/Si-specific) subunit beta, with amino-acid sequence MHEVAPINPWVALAYLASGILFILALRGLSSPASSRRGNRFGMIGMTIAVVTTLITHVPFDNLASAPGIPAHDTSMIDFVALGEILAAIAIGAIIGIVMARRIAMTAMPQLVAAFHSLVGLAAVAVAAAAYLNPGAFHIADEMGQIFAVSRIEMGLGIAIGAITFSGSVIAFLKLNGNMSGAPIMLPARHVINLGTLAGIIGLVAYFLTDQSPWVFWTITALSFLIGFLLIIPIGGADMPVVVSMLNSYSGWAAAAMGFTLGNTAMIITGALVGSSGAILSYIMCRAMNRSFISVIAGGFGADDSGGGAGGSKEQRPWKPGSAEDAAFLMSQAENVIIVPGYGMAVAQAQHALREMSDMLKKEGVNVKYAIHPVAGRMPGHMNVLLAEANVPYDEVFELEDINGEFAQCDVAFVIGANDVTNPAAKTDKSSPIYGMPVLDVEKAKTVLFVKRSMGGVGYAGVDNDVFYMDQTMMLLGDAKKMADDIVKALSGSGH
- a CDS encoding aspartate/glutamate racemase family protein, whose product is MRKIGLIGGMSWASTELYYRHLNKGLQKRVGTGCSAPILMESLNYCDLSRLSTPEQWDHAKEVLIASARRLEAAGATALMIAANSMHKVADDVAAAISIPLLHIVDETGEKMRADGVKAAAVVGTRNVMTEPWFRQRLVRHGLTLAPYDASRAEEIDRIIYDELMQGKVTEDSRRTMRTFITDIAKQDIQAIVLACTELVMLVDPDANLLPVYDTARIHVAAGIDWILGDAP
- the trmFO gene encoding methylenetetrahydrofolate--tRNA-(uracil(54)-C(5))-methyltransferase (FADH(2)-oxidizing) TrmFO — translated: MVAHDIHIIGGGLAGSEAAWQLAEAGYRVRLSEMRGGGDMTPAHQGDTLAEMVCSNSFRSDDGDSNAVGLLHREMRSLGSIIMREADATKVPAGSALAVDRDLFSGGVTKALAEHPNVTIVRERIDTLPTEGLTIVATGPLTAASLAESIGVATGKDALAFFDAIAPIVYRDSIDMDIAWMASRWDKVGPIGDGKDYINCPMDKDQYYAFVQGLIDGDKTEFKDWEKDTPYFEGCMPIEVMAERGIETLRFGPMKGVGLDNPRTGRWPYAVVQLRQDNALGTLWNMVGFQTKLKHGAQVELFRTIPGLEKAEFARLGGLHRNSFIRSPELLDGQLRLKSAPHIRFAGQITGCEGYVESAAIGLVAARFAIAELGGRSLPPPPPETALGALLGHITGGADAASYQPMNVNFGLFPPVAEDVRKKDRKLAYTQRAGAALAEWMKVADGVAA